One genomic window of Coleofasciculus sp. FACHB-1120 includes the following:
- a CDS encoding FAD-dependent oxidoreductase: MFDVAVIGAGIAGLTVAQQLHQAGYKVVVVDKSRGVGGRVATRRLQGTCADHGLRYLEPQGKLSEKLIDVLGVQQSDFAGNRGILQVWENPVYEWEPAKPNSSSLLPRYVAPMGMNAIAKFLATGLEMQMNQRVQEITATDEKTWHFTFEQKADPLIAKAVVVAIPAPQALMLLEPLAKTIPTEFLDSLRAVEFDPCLSVMAGYPASRQQDLSNAETGNFPLHLDVTHDSDLSWIGLDSSKRPNPQMPVFVLHSTAEFANRYLDAEDLNPVARQMLSHAAQLLVPWLDSPEWFQIHCWRYAFPSRPLDLDCLDAGTPLPLVCCGDWCGGNLVEGAMNSGLAAAVKINQQMEMRSLPGESFLEALQQISSRSDR; this comes from the coding sequence GTGTTTGATGTCGCCGTAATTGGTGCGGGTATCGCGGGACTGACCGTTGCTCAACAGTTGCACCAAGCTGGATATAAAGTGGTCGTCGTTGACAAATCTCGTGGCGTTGGGGGAAGGGTGGCAACACGCCGATTACAGGGGACTTGTGCCGATCATGGCTTGCGTTATTTAGAACCCCAAGGAAAGTTAAGTGAGAAGTTGATTGATGTTTTAGGGGTGCAGCAAAGCGATTTTGCAGGAAATCGAGGAATTCTTCAAGTTTGGGAGAATCCTGTTTACGAATGGGAACCTGCAAAGCCGAATTCATCCTCACTTCTGCCCCGTTATGTGGCACCAATGGGGATGAATGCGATCGCTAAATTCCTCGCTACAGGTTTAGAAATGCAGATGAATCAACGGGTTCAGGAAATTACCGCAACTGATGAGAAAACTTGGCATTTCACTTTTGAGCAGAAAGCCGACCCATTAATTGCTAAAGCTGTCGTCGTGGCAATTCCAGCGCCTCAAGCTTTGATGCTACTGGAACCCTTAGCCAAAACCATACCAACTGAATTTCTAGATAGTTTACGAGCTGTGGAGTTTGATCCCTGTCTCAGTGTCATGGCGGGTTATCCAGCTTCTCGACAGCAAGATTTAAGTAATGCAGAGACGGGAAATTTCCCGTTACACCTAGATGTTACACACGACTCTGACTTGTCGTGGATTGGTTTGGACAGCAGCAAACGTCCCAATCCCCAGATGCCAGTCTTTGTTTTGCACAGCACCGCTGAATTTGCAAACCGTTACCTGGACGCCGAAGATTTAAACCCAGTTGCACGCCAGATGTTATCCCATGCTGCACAGTTACTTGTTCCGTGGCTAGATTCTCCCGAATGGTTTCAAATCCATTGCTGGCGCTATGCTTTCCCCAGCCGTCCATTGGATCTAGATTGCCTAGACGCTGGGACACCATTGCCCCTAGTTTGTTGTGGCGATTGGTGTGGGGGAAACTTGGTAGAAGGGGCGATGAATTCTGGATTAGCCGCCGCCGTCAAGATTAATCAGCAGATGGAAATGCGAAGCTTGCCGGGAGAAAGTTTTTTAGAAGCCCTCCAGCAAATATCTAGTAGGAGCGATCGCTAA
- a CDS encoding DUF3143 domain-containing protein produces the protein MTLPTADTPLYNHPLPDIEQWLKKMGCQQDRTQLHCWHIARPFWKAELSLDVEELTVRYLEAGEGGRDILRSFKYSLTRQDVEDAVFAGP, from the coding sequence ATGACTCTTCCCACTGCTGATACGCCCCTTTATAACCATCCCTTGCCTGATATTGAACAGTGGCTCAAAAAGATGGGATGTCAACAAGATCGAACTCAGCTGCACTGCTGGCACATTGCTAGACCTTTTTGGAAAGCAGAGCTGTCTCTAGATGTTGAGGAGCTGACCGTGCGCTATCTAGAAGCGGGTGAAGGCGGACGAGATATCCTGCGCTCCTTCAAATATTCTCTAACTCGCCAAGATGTAGAAGACGCGGTCTTTGCAGGCCCTTAG
- a CDS encoding J domain-containing protein, translating to MPYQTTLATSHYALLGLHPSASPIEIRRAYRELSKSYHPDTTELPANVATAKFQQLNEAYSTLSNPQRRVAYDLKIGYSRISVIQAPPNLKPPVSPIKKTYSSSAYLDPTDRPLSSGEVFVLFIMGLTLVGCLLLAITIGLTRGETAFQVSGLHTLQPVEQQVTPPLPVHPQPLSKPVASGSRLAPLIPQNKRVDSIYLPDDR from the coding sequence ATGCCGTATCAAACAACCTTAGCGACCAGTCATTACGCTTTGCTAGGGCTGCATCCTTCGGCGTCGCCAATCGAAATCCGGCGGGCATATCGAGAATTAAGCAAATCCTACCATCCTGATACCACAGAATTGCCTGCTAACGTAGCAACGGCTAAGTTCCAGCAGCTAAACGAAGCCTATTCCACTCTCAGCAACCCACAACGGCGAGTGGCTTATGACCTAAAAATTGGCTATTCCCGCATTAGCGTAATTCAAGCACCACCAAACTTGAAGCCTCCGGTTTCCCCAATCAAAAAAACATATTCTTCCTCAGCCTACTTAGATCCAACCGACCGTCCCCTCTCTTCAGGAGAGGTTTTTGTCTTATTTATCATGGGTCTAACTCTTGTGGGTTGCCTACTGTTAGCGATCACCATTGGCTTAACACGGGGAGAAACCGCTTTCCAGGTTTCCGGTCTACACACCCTGCAACCAGTCGAGCAACAGGTGACTCCTCCTCTTCCTGTTCATCCTCAACCTCTATCTAAACCCGTAGCATCTGGGTCGCGGCTTGCCCCACTCATCCCTCAAAACAAGCGAGTTGATTCAATCTACTTGCCGGATGACAGATAA
- a CDS encoding GrpB family protein has product MEDLIQVVDYDTNWPIQFEQEKLQILHALGDDVLDIHHIGSTSVPGLAAKPIIDILVGLEELPPSVTQIASLETLGYLYQGELGIPGRHFFRKGMPRTHHLHLVKQGNQVWENQLIFRDFLRAHPEKAKQYDALKRKLAVQFRLDREGYVQAKAPLIEQLLSKARAWRQII; this is encoded by the coding sequence ATGGAAGATTTGATCCAAGTGGTTGATTACGATACCAATTGGCCTATCCAATTTGAGCAGGAAAAACTCCAGATTCTCCACGCTCTCGGTGATGATGTTTTGGACATTCACCATATTGGCAGTACCTCAGTGCCAGGATTAGCAGCTAAACCAATTATTGATATTCTCGTAGGCTTGGAGGAGTTACCACCCAGCGTCACTCAGATTGCATCTCTCGAAACACTCGGGTATCTCTACCAAGGTGAGTTGGGTATTCCAGGACGACACTTCTTTCGCAAAGGGATGCCCCGCACTCACCATCTCCATCTGGTGAAACAAGGAAATCAGGTTTGGGAAAACCAGCTGATCTTCCGCGATTTTCTCAGGGCGCACCCAGAGAAGGCGAAGCAATATGATGCTTTGAAGCGCAAGTTAGCGGTACAATTCCGGCTAGATCGAGAGGGCTACGTCCAGGCAAAAGCTCCTTTGATTGAGCAGCTACTCTCAAAAGCTAGGGCATGGCGGCAAATTATCTAA
- a CDS encoding YaaW family protein, with protein sequence MDELRAALKLATEEELEQLTDILFRRKFNPLDYVQTPDPIDIQSQDREAWLDAIEQRFRFLAADGVTVLRGRTGEVTYRQILIQVCRYLKLPYSAKLSTTDLEAEVFLNLMGRAWKQMPRHEQKALTARVQRSLAKSQLSEPLPVQLQHDPMALLVKGGSALAVSSIVQPLLLQQLARQFAIHFASYQVAKETVIQGSAAAAAQFQNYVVLQTAKRGMAMSAARYGAIRSVFALVGPAMWAWFFADLGWRAIATNYGRIIPIIVALAQIRLTRAECWEPA encoded by the coding sequence TTGGACGAGCTGAGAGCCGCGCTGAAATTAGCCACAGAAGAAGAGTTAGAGCAACTGACAGATATTCTATTTCGCCGCAAATTTAATCCCTTAGATTACGTTCAGACACCTGACCCGATCGATATCCAAAGCCAAGACCGTGAAGCTTGGTTGGATGCTATCGAGCAGAGATTTCGCTTTTTAGCGGCGGATGGAGTAACGGTTTTGCGAGGACGCACGGGTGAAGTAACTTATCGCCAAATTTTGATCCAAGTTTGTCGATATCTGAAACTTCCCTATTCTGCAAAACTTTCGACGACTGATTTAGAAGCAGAAGTATTTCTCAACCTGATGGGTCGGGCATGGAAACAAATGCCACGACACGAACAGAAAGCGTTAACCGCCAGAGTACAGCGATCGCTCGCGAAGTCTCAACTCTCCGAACCCCTCCCAGTGCAATTGCAGCACGACCCGATGGCTTTACTCGTTAAGGGCGGTAGTGCCCTTGCCGTTAGTTCCATTGTCCAGCCGCTGCTGCTACAACAACTTGCCCGTCAATTCGCGATTCACTTTGCTAGCTATCAAGTTGCCAAAGAAACGGTTATCCAAGGCAGTGCTGCGGCGGCTGCACAGTTCCAAAATTACGTGGTGCTACAAACAGCAAAGCGTGGAATGGCAATGAGTGCCGCCCGTTATGGTGCCATCCGCAGTGTATTTGCATTAGTGGGACCCGCAATGTGGGCGTGGTTTTTTGCCGATTTGGGCTGGAGAGCGATCGCGACTAACTACGGTCGGATTATCCCTATCATCGTTGCCTTAGCGCAAATTCGCCTAACTCGTGCCGAATGCTGGGAACCTGCTTAG
- a CDS encoding HNH endonuclease: MLTRIFLCNKKEWNKENCYKDIEDEINQAQEKISSGEVHRSHWSVGKIDKIQVGEKAYFKRVGSKPHGFFARGHIINAEEQYQLKLKLDNKYYQEVSEAYTDIYSNVSKDLRVCYEWDSVVGYNNPLDVDILKKEDKFSKAFFDYRNSGCKFKEEYIEALDYFWETHVEKYGVKVKFVDNKVIQEVAAAQERAENDGSFNPESIKDARERAFVSIVRRRGQSEFRISLLKAYNYRCAITGCNAEQALEAAHIKPYNDTQTNDPSNGLLLRADIHTLFDLKLIAIDPETMRVYLEPSLRNTYYAELHEKLLQLPKNINKNALQWRCEQCGWYR, from the coding sequence ATGCTAACAAGAATTTTTCTATGTAATAAAAAAGAGTGGAATAAAGAGAACTGTTATAAGGATATTGAAGATGAAATAAACCAAGCTCAAGAAAAGATTTCTAGTGGTGAAGTTCATCGTAGTCATTGGAGTGTTGGGAAGATAGATAAGATTCAGGTTGGAGAAAAAGCATATTTTAAAAGGGTAGGTAGCAAGCCTCATGGCTTTTTTGCGCGTGGACATATTATTAATGCTGAAGAACAGTATCAGTTAAAATTAAAACTTGATAATAAATATTATCAAGAAGTAAGCGAAGCATATACTGATATATATAGCAATGTATCTAAAGATTTAAGGGTTTGCTATGAATGGGACTCAGTCGTAGGTTACAACAACCCATTGGATGTAGACATACTAAAGAAAGAAGATAAATTTTCTAAAGCATTTTTTGATTATCGTAATTCAGGATGTAAGTTCAAAGAAGAATATATTGAGGCATTAGACTATTTTTGGGAAACTCACGTAGAAAAATACGGGGTTAAAGTTAAATTTGTTGATAACAAAGTAATTCAGGAAGTTGCTGCTGCACAGGAACGTGCCGAGAATGATGGCAGTTTCAATCCAGAAAGCATTAAAGATGCCAGGGAGCGAGCTTTCGTATCTATTGTGCGGCGGCGAGGGCAATCTGAGTTTAGGATAAGTCTGCTAAAAGCTTACAACTATCGCTGTGCAATTACTGGCTGTAATGCAGAGCAAGCTTTGGAAGCTGCCCACATCAAGCCATACAATGACACGCAAACAAATGATCCCTCAAATGGGTTGCTGCTTCGAGCTGATATACATACACTTTTTGACCTTAAACTAATTGCCATTGACCCAGAGACCATGAGGGTATACCTTGAGCCTAGTTTACGCAATACATACTACGCAGAACTTCACGAAAAATTGCTGCAACTGCCCAAGAATATTAATAAAAATGCACTGCAATGGCGATGTGAACAATGCGGGTGGTACAGATGA
- a CDS encoding O-antigen ligase family protein, with protein sequence MKKSPFLIFNFPFLSRHPDPSLQASWHYAQLGFLFFPLIPILGAVGIFIGLVGTWRKKYPTIIRRPLNRGFAIFCAWVIISASFAPFPLEALLGLFNFLPFFIFFAAYSELIQTPAQLRRLAWILVVPSVPVVILGFGQIFLGWASPALLEGIVGWALQPKGNPIGRMASVFMYANILAAYLQIVFILALGLWIEESKKRSPQPLRLRAATLEKREEEKGRRKYIFSFPITWRMGFLSVAVIGNAAALILTNSRNAWAIVVLSCLAFAFYQGWRWLIAAVGAIATSILWAAFGPSPVREWLRTIVPYYFWARLTDQMYPDRPVALLRTTQWQFAWSMTQQRPWTGWGLRNFTPLYEAQMKVWLGHPHSLLLMLTAETGIPATIFFCCLVGWVMVQAVLLLAKKRLILSLRNKLILFSYLVAFGACTLFNIVDVSIFDLRVNTLGWLLLAAIWGVVYQKRALPLTLN encoded by the coding sequence ATGAAGAAATCCCCGTTTTTAATTTTTAATTTCCCATTTTTAAGTCGGCATCCTGACCCCAGCTTGCAAGCCTCTTGGCACTATGCTCAACTGGGGTTTCTGTTTTTCCCCTTAATTCCTATTCTGGGTGCTGTTGGAATATTTATTGGATTAGTCGGCACCTGGAGAAAAAAATATCCCACAATTATCCGACGCCCTCTCAATCGCGGATTCGCTATCTTTTGCGCCTGGGTAATTATTTCAGCTAGCTTCGCCCCTTTTCCTTTAGAAGCCTTGCTGGGATTGTTTAATTTCCTCCCCTTTTTCATCTTTTTTGCTGCCTATAGCGAACTCATTCAGACACCAGCACAACTGCGACGGTTAGCTTGGATTTTGGTGGTGCCTTCTGTCCCCGTAGTGATTCTCGGCTTTGGGCAGATATTCTTGGGCTGGGCTAGCCCAGCGCTATTGGAAGGTATTGTAGGCTGGGCGCTGCAACCTAAAGGGAATCCCATCGGGCGGATGGCTTCGGTATTTATGTACGCCAATATTTTGGCAGCCTATCTGCAAATTGTGTTTATTTTGGCGCTGGGATTGTGGATTGAAGAAAGCAAAAAGCGATCGCCCCAACCTTTGCGTTTACGCGCCGCTACGCTAGAAAAAAGAGAGGAAGAAAAAGGCAGAAGAAAATATATTTTTTCCTTTCCGATTACGTGGCGGATGGGGTTTCTGAGTGTAGCGGTAATTGGAAATGCTGCTGCACTGATTTTGACGAATTCCCGCAATGCTTGGGCGATTGTCGTTCTTAGCTGTCTTGCCTTTGCCTTCTATCAAGGTTGGCGTTGGCTAATCGCAGCGGTGGGGGCGATCGCTACTAGCATCCTCTGGGCAGCTTTTGGCCCTTCACCCGTGCGAGAATGGCTTCGCACGATTGTCCCCTATTACTTTTGGGCGCGACTCACCGACCAAATGTATCCAGATCGACCCGTGGCGCTGTTACGGACAACTCAGTGGCAGTTTGCTTGGTCGATGACTCAGCAACGTCCTTGGACGGGTTGGGGATTAAGGAATTTTACACCCCTCTACGAGGCACAGATGAAAGTTTGGCTGGGGCATCCTCACAGTTTGCTGTTAATGCTAACTGCTGAAACTGGCATCCCCGCAACCATTTTCTTCTGTTGTTTAGTTGGCTGGGTGATGGTTCAAGCTGTCCTATTATTAGCAAAGAAGCGATTAATCCTGTCCCTACGAAATAAATTAATTCTATTTAGTTATTTAGTTGCTTTTGGTGCCTGTACGCTATTTAACATAGTAGATGTAAGTATATTTGATTTACGGGTGAATACTTTGGGGTGGTTGTTGTTAGCCGCAATTTGGGGAGTAGTTTATCAAAAGAGAGCGCTCCCTCTTACTCTAAATTAG